Proteins from one Triticum aestivum cultivar Chinese Spring chromosome 7A, IWGSC CS RefSeq v2.1, whole genome shotgun sequence genomic window:
- the LOC123154872 gene encoding expansin-A17 — protein MARTPAIVAVVLMAAAAAQLASAGFPNQYWPAPSTPSPSVPSTGFPTYGWENAHATFYGSESGLGHDFGGACGYSGSDIASLYSTRTAALSTPLFADGAGCGRCYEIRCVQSKWCVPGSPSVVITGTNLCPPNWYQDSNDGGWCNPPRRHFDMAPPSFYKLAARVAGIVPVQFRRVPCERRGGVQFCLTGNPYWLLLHVNNVGGGGDVAEMAVREKGGQWVQMTQNWGSTYQAFAALDKSVGLEVRITGGTDGKTIIVGDAIPAWWSPGLCYQGSNNFW, from the exons TGGCGAGGACTCCAGCGATCGTCGCGGTGGTGCTGATGGCGGCTGCGGCGGCCCAGCTGGCGAGCGCCGGCTTCCCTAACCAGTACTGGCCGGCGCCGTCGACCCCGAGCCCGAGCGTGCCCTCCACCGGCTTCCCGACGTACGGCTGGGAGAACGCCCACGCCACCTTCTACGGTTCCGAAAGCGGCCTCGGCCACGACTTCG GCGGCGCATGCGGGTACAGCGGCAGCGACATCGCGTCGCTCTACTCGACGAGGACGGCGGCGCTGAGCACGCCGCTGTTCGCGGACGGCGCCGGGTGCGGGCGGTGCTACGAGATCCGGTGCGTGCAGTCCAAGTGGTGCGTGCCGGGGTCGCCCTCCGTCGTCATCACCGGCACCAACCTCTGCCCGCCCAACTGGTACCAGGACAGCAACGACGGCGGCTGGTGCAACCCGCCGCGGAGGCACTTCGACATGGCGCCCCCGTCCTTCTACAAGCTCGCCGCCCGGGTGGCCGGCATCGTGCCCGTCCAGTTCCGCCGCGTGCCGTGCGAGAGGAGGGGCGGCGTCCAGTTCTGCCTCACGGGGAACCCATACTGGCTGCTGCTCCACGTCAAcaacgtcggcggcggcggggacgtcgCCGAGATGGCCGTCAGGGAGAAGGGCGGGCAGTGGGTCCAGATGACGCAGAACTGGGGGAGCACGTACCAGGCCTTCGCCGCGCTCGACAAGTCCGTGGGGCTCGAAGTCAGGATCACCGGCGGCACCGACGGCAAGACCATCATCGTCGGCGACGCCATCCCCGCCTGGTGGAGCCCCGGACTCTGCTACCAGGGATCAAACAACTTCTGGTAG